In Piliocolobus tephrosceles isolate RC106 chromosome 4, ASM277652v3, whole genome shotgun sequence, the following are encoded in one genomic region:
- the THOC3 gene encoding THO complex subunit 3 has translation MAVPTAAMGPSALGQSGPGSMAPWCSVSSGPSRYVLGMQELFRGHSKTREFLAHSAKVHSVAWSCDGRRLASGSFDKTASVFLLEKDRLVKENNYRGHGDSVDQLCWHPSNPDLFVTASGDKTIRIWDVRTTKCIATVNTKGENINICWSPDGQTIAVGNKDDVVTFIDAKTHRSKAEEQFKFEVNEISWNNDNNMFFLTNGNGCINILSYPELKPVQSINAHPSNCICIKFDPMGKYFATGSADALVSLWDVDELVCVRCFSRLDWPVRTLSFSHDGKMLASASEDHFIDIAEVETGDKLWEVQCESPTFTVAWHPKRPLLAFACDDKDGKYDSSREAGTVKLFGLPNDS, from the exons ATGGCGGTGCCCACTGCAGCCATGGGGCCCTCGGCGTTGGGCCAGAGCGGCCCTGGCTCAATGGCCCCGTGGTGCTCAGTAAGCAGCGGCCCGTCGCGCTACGTGCTTGGGATGCAGGAGCTGTTCCGGGGCCACAGCAAGACGCGCGAGTTCCTGGCGCACAGCGCCAAGGTGCACTCGGTGGCCTGGAGTTGCGACGGGCGTCGCCTAGCCTCGGGGTCCTTCGACAAGACGGCCAGTGTCTTCTTGCTGGAGAAAGACCGGTTG gtcaaagaaaacaattatcgGGGACATGGGGATAGTGTGGACCAGCTTTGTTGGCATCCAAGTAATCCTGACCTATTCGTTACCGCGTCCGGAGATAAAACCATTCGCATCTGGGATGTCAGGACTACAAAATGCATTGCCACTGTGAACACTAAAG GGGAGAACATTAATATCTGCTGGAGTCCTGATGGGCAGACCATTGCTGTAGGCAACAAAGATGATGTGGTGACCTTTATTGATGCCAAGACGCACCGTTCCAAAGCAGAAGAGCAGTTCAAGTTCGAGGTCAACGAAATCTCCTGGAACAATGACAACAACATGTTCTTCCTGACAAATGGCAATGGTTGTATCAACATCCTCAG CTACCCAGAACTGAAGCCTGTGCAGTCCATCAACGCCCATCCTTCCAACTGCATCTGTATCAAGTTTGACCCGATGGGGAAGTACTTTGCCACAGGAAGTGCAGATGCTTTGGTTAGCCTCTGGGATGTGGATGAGTTAGTGTGTGTTCGGTGCTTTTCCAG GCTGGATTGGCCTGTAAGGACCCTCAGTTTCAGCCATGATGGGAAAATGCTGGCGTCAGCATCGGAAGACCATTTTATTGACATTGCTGAAGTGGAGACAG GGGACAAACTATGGGAGGTACAGTGTGAGTCTCCGACCTTCACAGTGGCGTGGCACCCCAAAAGGCCTCTGCTGGCATTTGCCTGTGATGACAAAGACGGCAAATATGACAGCAGCCGGGAAGCCGGAACTGTGAAGCTGTTTGGGCTTCCTAATGATTCTTGA